A DNA window from Nerophis ophidion isolate RoL-2023_Sa linkage group LG13, RoL_Noph_v1.0, whole genome shotgun sequence contains the following coding sequences:
- the gjc4b gene encoding gap junction gamma-1 protein has protein sequence MSWSFLTRLLDEISNHSTFVGKIWLTLLIVFRIVLTAVGGESIYYDEQSKFVCNTQQPGCENVCYDAFAPLSHIRFWVFQVIMITTPTIMYLGFAMHKIARMEDVDYRPRGRKRMPIVSRGANRDYEEAEDNGEEDPMIHEEIEPEKDKEVEEKPSNKHDGRRRIKRDGLMKVYVFQLLSRAIFEASFLFGQYVLYGLEVSPSYVCTRSPCPHTVDCFVSRPTEKTIFLLIMYAVSALCLLFTVLEILHLGFSGIRDCFCAPRSQPPTPRHSALASQRSSISRQPSAPPGYHTALKKDPSGKLGFRDNLADSGRESFGDEASSRELERLRRHLKLAQQHLDLAYQTEEHSPSRSSSPESNGTAAEQNRLNFAQEKQSSTCDKGMRA, from the exons ATGAGCTGGAGTTTCCTCACACGTCTCTTGGATGAGATTTCCAATCACTCAACGTTCGTGGGCAAAATCTGGCTCACCCTCCTGATCGTGTTCCGCATCGTGCTGACCGCCGTGGGGGGCGAGTCCATTTACTACGATGAGCAGAGTAAATTTGTGTGCAACACGCAGCAGCCCGGGTGCGAGAACGTGTGCTACGACGCCTTCGCGCCGCTGTCCCACATCCGCTTCTGGGTGTTCCAGGTGATCATGATCACCACGCCCACCATCATGTACCTGGGCTTCGCCATGCACAAGATCGCCCGCATGGAGGACGTGGATTACCGGCCGCGCGGCAGGAAGCGCATGCCGATCGTCAGCCGCGGCGCCAACCGCGACTACGAGGAAGCGGAGGACAACGGCGAGGAGGACCCGATGATCCATGAAGAGATTGAGCCGGAGAAGGACAAGGAGGTGGAGGAGAAGCCCAGCAATAAGCACGACGGACGCCGCCGCATCAAACGAGACGGCCTGATGAAAGTCTACGTGTTTCAGCTTCTGTCTCGTGCCATTTTTGAGGCGTCCTTCCTGTTCGGGCAGTACGTTCTTTACGGGCTGGAGGTGTCGCCGTCGTACGTGTGCACGCGGTCTCCCTGCCCGCACACGGTGGATTGCTTCGTCTCGCGGCCCACGGAGAAGACCATATTCCTGCTCATCATGTATGCGGTCAGTGCCTTGTGTCTGCTCTTCACCGTGCTGGAGATCCTTCACCTGGGCTTCAGCGGCATCCGGGACTGCTTCTGTGCCCCCCGCTCCCAACCTCCCACCCCTCGGCACTCCGCGCTGGCCAGCCAGCGGTCCTCCATCAGCCGCCAGCCCTCCGCGCCGCCGGGCTACCACACGGCCCTGAAGAAGGACCCCTCGGGGAAGCTGGGCTTCAGGGACAACCTGGCCGACTCCGGCCGCGAGTCCTTCGGCGACGAGGCGTCCTCGCGAGAGCTGGAGCGGCTGCGCAGACACCTGAAGCTCGCCCAGCAACACCTGGACCTGGCTTATCAGACCGAGGAACACAGCCCGTCTCGCAGCAGCAGCCCAGAATCCAACGGCACCGCAGCCGAGCAGAACAGACTCAACTTCGCCCAGGAGAAGCAGAGCAGCACATGTGACAAAG GTATGCGCGCTTAA